In the Budorcas taxicolor isolate Tak-1 chromosome 1, Takin1.1, whole genome shotgun sequence genome, GAGGAGACTAGTCCAGGAAAGAGTTGGGGCTGTGCCCACCAACCAGGCCTGGGACCCACATCAGCAAGAGCGACAGAAGATCGTGAAGGCCCAGCAGGAACAGATGCCCACCTCAGAGAGGGGGACGGCCACACAAGGCTATGGCCTGCTGGCACACCCCTGGCCTGAATGCATGTCAGACCTCAGGGACAGTCATGAGGGAGGGTCTGTGGGCCACCGTGTGGGGAGCAGCAGAGGGAAAGGTGGGAGTGTCAGGTACAGTCCATCCACAGCCCGGTGAAGTCTGTAGCAGCTCCTGGTCTGTATGTGATGCACACACCAGTGGCCACGTGTTGGTGCGTATGTGCCTCTGTGAGTGTCCCCACAGCCGGTAATGGCTCTGGCTAAGGCTACGATGTAAGGGAACCCCATCTGCAGCTTAAAAAGCCCAGGGCTTTAGGGGCTGAAGGAGAAGAAGCTGTGCTCTACGCGACCCCCCACCCCAACATCTGAGAGTTGGGCCCCCCTGTGAAGCCTCCCTGTGCCTCACCTGGCTGGCAGCTGACTCAGCTACAGGGCCCAGGTCAGGGTGGTGCTCAGCGTGACCTGCCCGGGGGGGCCTCTCCACGGGAGAGTTCCGCCGGCGGTAGAAGAGGACATAGGCGTAACGCGTCACCACCTGGCTCTCGTCTACCGTTGTCACCGTGCTGTCATCGAACAGGCGCCAGCCTACGGCAAGGCGAGGAGGGTGTGAACAGGACCTGCGCCACCGCCCCTCCCGTCCGTCCTGTCGGCGTGTGTGCCCTCACCCACGTCGCTGCGCTGGCTGCTGCGGTCGTTGGGTAGGCGTGCACAGGCAGTGTAGTGGCCGCCGATCATGCCCCCGTAGTGGTTGATAACGGCGTACAGGTCGTAGCTGGGCAGCTGCTCCTCTTTCTGACCGATACAGAACTTGCCCAGGTCCAGGTTCCTGCGGAGCCGGCCCGAGAGCGGTCAGCTGGTCAGCAGGTGCCCCTCCCTGCCGCCGCCACCAGCCCTGACTGCAGGCAGCAGAGCCCTGGCTCACCGGACGGGGAACTCCACCAGGTCGTTGATCTTGTCACGCCAGATGAAGCTACGAAAGGAGAAGCGCTTGAGCTGCACAATGAGCACGTTGGGCAGGCGCCACAGCAGCAGCTGCTTGGAGGCCTCGCGGTGCTGTTTGCACTGAGGGCAGTACCTGTGGGGGGATGGGGCACGGTCAGGGGCGGCAGAGCGCCCAGCGCCCCCGGCCCCCACCTGCCGGCCATCCTGGCCTCACCAAGCCTCCTCCGGTGCCAACACCTCCGGCCGTGTGAAGAGGTTGAGGCACTGGTCCAGCGTGAAGTGGCCAGCACGGGCAGCCTCACCAGCAGACCCAGGGTCCTCAGCGCACTCCAGCTCCTTGGAGGCCACCAGCACGAACTCCTGCAGGCGCTCGTTGTTGCGCCAGACCAGGGCCAGGCTGCAGTCGTCCCCCAGCTCCAGTGGGACGTCTCCTAGAAACGGGCAAGGAGGGGAGTCATGCAGCTGTGGAGAGCCACCAGCCCAATCCACGCCAGGGCTTCCCCGCCTGACGGCCTCAGACACCTTTGTCCTCTAGCCGCTGCTCTCGGTTGGATGCATCAATTCTGTAGATGAAGAACTGGGGAGTGTGGGCACTCAGGGCTTCACTTGGGTGTTGGTACCCGGGCACAGCAGCTGAGAAAGGACATGATAATCGGAGCTCTCCTGTCTACCAGGGCCTGACCCAGCTCTCCCCTACCTTCCCTACCCCAGAGCCTTTCAGCAGACTTTTACCTTCAGGCCGGGACACCCTCTCACCAACAGTCAAGGCGCCAACTTCAATGGGCCCACTGGCCACCATCTCAGAAGAAATGCCGCTGGTACTGGGTACAGGGCCCCGATCAGGGGATGCCCATGCCCGGGAGGCCCCCGTGTCCCCCTCAGCCACAGGGGTCACCAACTGGAGCTCTGGTGGCTGAATGGGGTCCCTGTCACTGTCCCCGGCCTCCAGGGAGCTAGTGGAGAGTAGCGTGGTGCAGCCAGGGCCCTGGGACTCCAAGGCCATGCGGCCGGGCTGGAAGGGCGGCTGGAACACACTCACAGAGTACCTGGCGACGGGCCGCAAAAGCCAGTAAGAATCCAGACCAGCATGGCCGGCGCCTCTGCCTTCCACCCCACCTTAACCCAGCCCCTGGGCACTTACCGGGCATAGCCCTCTAGCAGCTGAGCAAGACGGGCGTAGGTGAGGCGTGAGGCAGGGACACTGACCAAGAAGGGGTAGCCGATGTTCTCGGGGCGGCAGAGGCCCTTGTGGTCAGGCCAGTGGGTTTTCTGACAGAGCCTGGAAGGAAAGTGGAGGGAAGAAGGGGGCTTCAGCCCAACCTCTGCACCAGGGCCAGCCCAGCTTCCCCAGGGGTCTGGGAGAGTGACAGCAGATGGGGGCAGGTAGAGAACTTAAGACACCCAGGCTTTACGTGAAGAAGAGGGAGGGTGGCAGGTGGAAGCATGAGTAGGGATGGGGCAACATGGGAGTCCTCACTGGTTGCAGTAGCCCACGCGGTAGCACCGGGTACAGCGCTTCAGCTTCTCATCCTCTGACTGCTGCTTCCGCTGGCAGGCTGCACACTTGGAGATGGGAATGCTGGGCACCTGGGGACGCTAGGGTGGGTGGCCTGGTTCAGTGAGGGCAGGCGGGACAGGAAGGCCATCCCCGCCCCCACCAGGACCTTGGGTCAGCAGAGTGGCCCCTACTCACCTGTTGTACCTCTAACACTACCACGCGCTCCTTGGCCAACTCTGGGGATAGCAACTCGAAGCAGAGGAGTGTGTCGGACGGGGACACGGTGTCCAGTGAGTGGGAGGGCAGGAACACACGGTGGAAGCGATTCTTAATCACCTGGGGACAGAGAACACACAGATCTGATGTGAGGACGAGCACTTCCCCTAGCCCTGCTCCAAACCACAACAAGATCTGGCCTTGATCTTGGGTCAGTGAGGACTTGTCGGGGTAAGAAATATGTGCCTCCACTGGCAGCAGCCTTAGTGCCCAATGGAGTAAGGAGCCTGGTGCATAGAGAGGATGAAAAATCAGGATTGGGACAGCTATGAACCATACCAGATCTCCACACCAAGGGCCTCAACCCTGCTGTCACCCCAGTGGGCCCTGTGGAGACTGCAACGTGGTTACTCTGGAGGGGCCACCTTCCAAGAAGTATGCCCCATCCTCTGCCCCGCTGAGGAATAGGACACTGCCAGGCAGCAGCAACACAGATTGGGGAAAACAGGAGGGAGAAGCATGATGCAGAAGAACCAGAGCTGGGGGATGGCTAGTCCTGTGGCCCAAGCTCCTTAGCTGAAGAAGAGCAGCAGGGGGCCAACACCAAGAGGGGAAATATATCCAGATGATGGCAGGGAACTGAGGGCACCTCAGGTGCATCGCCCAAGTGTCTGGTTCCAACCACGCCTCACCCCACAGCACCCCACCTATCTGTGCAGTCACAGGCACGTCTGAGTGGACACATACAGATGCTAACAACTGCACACATGTATCTGCACGCTGCGAACAAAGACACACATCCCTGTGCATAAAGAGCAGGGAAGGACAGACACACCTCCGCCAGACGCAGGTTCTCAGGCTTCACATGGACACTCTGAGATAGGGAGTCCAACACTTCGCTCGCACTGGAGTTCTCCTTGCTGACGCTCACCAGAAACTGGTGACAAGAGGAGAGAGTCCGTGGGGGAGGGAGGCCAGGGTCTAGGCCGTAGCCCGGATGTACGGGCCAAGTTCTCACCTTGATGGGCTTGCTGTGGGGCTCCCGGGCGAAATAGAAGACAGGGAGAACCTTTTGCTTCTGGGGCAAGGGCACCGGCAGGTACAGGAATGGGTCAAAAGTGATGGAGACCTGCAAATGCACAGGTGCCACTGGGTGGCCACAAAGGGAGTGGGGGGCAAGCTGCTGGTGCTCAAAGCGGCGCCCGATCAAGGCCTGGGGATGGCTCTCGGGCCTCACCGCCCAGCCTCAGGCTGAGAAGGCTGGATGGACCAGGAGAACCGGAAGGAGAGAAAAATCCCTGTTTCTGACGCTGGAGGCCTgctccaccaggcccctcccatGTGCGTTTCCAATTTTTCCCATGCCCACTCCATCTCAGGTCACCCAAAGAGCGCTTTCCCTTCAGTCAGGAAGCCCTCGCAGCCTGACCTCTGCAGCCCACAGGGCCTCAGGCCTCCCCCAAGCTTCTTTGTCCAAACTGTGCCCTGCAGCACCTAAAGGTACCTGTGCCTCTGAGCCCACTCTGAGTAGGCTAACCAGGACAAGCTAGGGGGTGCCTTTCTTTCTAGGTAGCCTGTCACACCTTTGCACACACGGGGCACACCAGCTTCGACTTGTACTGGCCCTGAAACAGGTCCACGATGAAGGAGTCATTCCGCATCTTGTGCCGCTGCCAGGCTTCCTCAGCCACCACCTGAGGAGCAGAGTGGTGAGGGCCGAGGAGGTCCGGGGGCCGGGACGGAAAGGACACAGGCGCGCCTCCGCCCCCAACTCTGACCTCATCAGGCCGCCCATCTGAGTCCACGGTCTCCGTGTAGGGCTTATTTTGAATGCGGTTCAGGTCCTCGTGCAGCCCATCTAGCAGGAAAGCCATGAACTCCTGGGCATCGTGCTGCGCGTAGCCTGTGAACTGGCTGGCCTTGCTTGCCACGATGGCCTGGATACAGGGGCAAGGTGTGAGCCTGGAGCCCCAGCACCCACCGTGCTCCCGGCTGGCtggccctccccaccctctccagccaAGGGGAGGAGTGGCCACAAATCACCTTTAACTTGGAGGGCTGGAAGGCATGGTGGGTGCCCTTCCACAGCGCCCGGAGCAGCACAGCAAAGCCGATGGCCAGACGCCCACCAGTCCCCAGCGGGTTGTTGTAGTTGATCTCAGCCTCGAAGGAGCGGTCTagggacagcagcccagcagagaCGTGAGCGGGGGCAGGTGGCCCCTGTCCCCGGGCTCCAGGAGCTGCTCTCACCGTGGAAGAAGTCACGCAGCTCCCGCGTGTTGGACAGAGACTGAATGACGCTGTTCATGAAGCAGGTGTTGCCTAGATTGACGAGGCCAGTGAAGCCCGGCAGACAcaccttcttctcttcctcctcctcttcctccacgcTGTCTCCACTCACCGGGCTGTGGGGCATTGGAGGCACCATACATGTGGGTTTTGGCTGTGGGAGCAAGAGAAGCATGAGAGAGCAGCCCTGAGCTCTCCAGCCTCCAGCCCTGGCCCTCTGCACCCCGAGATTCTCACCGACGCCAGGTGTGGCTCTGACTTTGCGGCTACATGCTCCATGGGGGTGCGGGTGGCCACCCCATCGAGGCCTGTGTCCTCAGATCGAGCCTTGGGTTTCTCCTTCTCCACGGCCCGGGCTTCCTCCTGGCCCGTCAAGGGATGAGGTGTACCTCCCGGTGGGGCTGAATCCAGGGGGGATGGACCTGTCGGCACGGCGACCTTTGCACCACCCACTGCACCTTAAAAAGGGGGAATGGGGGGCTGGTGGTTAGCAGCATGTGGTAGGGGGTGGGGGTCCAGGTCCCAAGGACCAGGCAATGAAGGGAGCTCGTGGGCAGACCTCGTGTAGCCGGGGCCTCCAGACCACCCCAGCGCTGGCTCTGCCGCTTGCGGAGGCAGATGTCGATGCGCGAGGCCGTGAAGCAGAAGGTGCACTGCTCGGGCTCGATCAGGTTCCTGCAGGGGAAGGCTGTGCTCAGGGCCTCCGGTGGCCAGACAGCCCAGGGACGTGGACTGCAGGGCAGCAGGACAGGCACAGGGCGGGGCTGGGCACCACCCACCTGAGCTTCACCTGCCAACGGAAGATGGTGTGGGGTCCGCAGCCCGGGTGCAGTCTCAGGAAGTTTCCGTCCCTGCAGGGGtagggcaggaggaagagcatGAGAAGCACTGCCCTGCCTGAAGCACACTGTCTGCCCCGGGgctgcccacccacccacctggtCTGGAAGATAAGCGTGAAGTCCTGCTCACGGAAGAGCACTCGAGAGGTGTCCCTGCGGATTTCTTTCACGTATACGTGCACCACCACTGAGTCCGGCCCCTTCTCATACGAGTCATTCTTGACAAATGCCAGGTTCACCGTGGACTCGGGCTCTATATTGAGACCACAGCTCAGTGCCACTCAGGACAAGTTCCAGCCTGCTCCTGTTCTACTCCCTGCCCAGCCACTCACCCACCCAGCAGCTCGAGCTCGGCCTGCCCAACCCCAGCCCCATCTTTACCATCCACCAAGGCCGGAGCATCTGCGGCCACTGCCATCTCCTCCTTGGAACGACGGTCCTTCTCAGGGTCTCTGCTCCGGGCCATGGTAGGGGACACTGGGTCGCTCCTGGGGGCTGCTGCCTTCTTTCCTGTCAAAAGTGCTAGATTCTCCTCTGagcccaggaggcaggtctgggGGGTCAGTGGTGGTACACGGAGCTGTTCCTCAGCCTCAGCCTATTCATGGCGAGATCATGGGCAGGATCAGCCTTGGGTCTGGCAGGCGGCTCCCTCTCCACTGGAGTCCACACCCTTCCCCCTCACCTCCCAACCCCCAAGCAGGCACTCCACTCTCACCTGGGTGGCCGGCTCAGCCAGGAATTGGGGGGCATCACCCTGAGGCCCAGGGCCATCTCTGGCCCCTTCCCCCTCTGGCCCTCTGCGGAGATGCACGGCCCTCTTGGCACTGGGCCCTGCCTGGGCCCCAGGACCAGCCCCAGCGCCTACCTCACCACGGCCCTGGGCCCGCTTCTGGTTGCGGGCCTCCTGCTTAGCCCGCCGGGGCTCAGGGCCTGGCTCCAGGGCAATGGGAGATGGCTCCTGCCCATTCTCCTGGCACCGCAACCCTGGCACCAACTCCTGGGTCCCTAGAGGTTTCTTCTGCCAGAGATATAGCAGTCAGGCTCTGTCAACTACACTGGGGatccctgcctctcccctcccaccactcTGGGACTTACCAGCAGAGAGGGCCACGTAAGCAGAGGCACCTTCTTGGGCAGTGACAGCTGCAGGAGGCCACCTTTGCGAGCCTGCACTTTGGTGCAAGAACTCTCTATTTCGGCATAGAAAACACCACCCCACTGCCGACCATCTGGCAACAGAGTGGAGGAGTCAGCTGGGGCAGGGGATATCAAAGGACTCACATACACTGCTGGCCTCGGAGCAGAGGGACGTACCTGGGAGCCGCAGCACACAGTCCGTGTCTGTGAAAGCAGCATC is a window encoding:
- the USP19 gene encoding ubiquitin carboxyl-terminal hydrolase 19 isoform X2; amino-acid sequence: MSGGASATGPRRGPPGLEEATSKKKQKDRANQESKDGDPRRDLGLDWRQSADEVIVKLRVGTGPVRLEEVDAAFTDTDCVLRLPDGRQWGGVFYAEIESSCTKVQARKGGLLQLSLPKKVPLLTWPSLLKKPLGTQELVPGLRCQENGQEPSPIALEPGPEPRRAKQEARNQKRAQGRGEVGAGAGPGAQAGPSAKRAVHLRRGPEGEGARDGPGPQGDAPQFLAEPATQAEAEEQLRVPPLTPQTCLLGSEENLALLTGKKAAAPRSDPVSPTMARSRDPEKDRRSKEEMAVAADAPALVDEPESTVNLAFVKNDSYEKGPDSVVVHVYVKEIRRDTSRVLFREQDFTLIFQTRDGNFLRLHPGCGPHTIFRWQVKLRNLIEPEQCTFCFTASRIDICLRKRQSQRWGGLEAPATRGAVGGAKVAVPTGPSPLDSAPPGGTPHPLTGQEEARAVEKEKPKARSEDTGLDGVATRTPMEHVAAKSEPHLASPKPTCMVPPMPHSPVSGDSVEEEEEEEKKVCLPGFTGLVNLGNTCFMNSVIQSLSNTRELRDFFHDRSFEAEINYNNPLGTGGRLAIGFAVLLRALWKGTHHAFQPSKLKAIVASKASQFTGYAQHDAQEFMAFLLDGLHEDLNRIQNKPYTETVDSDGRPDEVVAEEAWQRHKMRNDSFIVDLFQGQYKSKLVCPVCAKVSITFDPFLYLPVPLPQKQKVLPVFYFAREPHSKPIKFLVSVSKENSSASEVLDSLSQSVHVKPENLRLAEVIKNRFHRVFLPSHSLDTVSPSDTLLCFELLSPELAKERVVVLEVQQRPQVPSIPISKCAACQRKQQSEDEKLKRCTRCYRVGYCNQLCQKTHWPDHKGLCRPENIGYPFLVSVPASRLTYARLAQLLEGYARYSVSVFQPPFQPGRMALESQGPGCTTLLSTSSLEAGDSDRDPIQPPELQLVTPVAEGDTGASRAWASPDRGPVPSTSGISSEMVASGPIEVGALTVGERVSRPEAAVPGYQHPSEALSAHTPQFFIYRIDASNREQRLEDKGDVPLELGDDCSLALVWRNNERLQEFVLVASKELECAEDPGSAGEAARAGHFTLDQCLNLFTRPEVLAPEEAWYCPQCKQHREASKQLLLWRLPNVLIVQLKRFSFRSFIWRDKINDLVEFPVRNLDLGKFCIGQKEEQLPSYDLYAVINHYGGMIGGHYTACARLPNDRSSQRSDVGWRLFDDSTVTTVDESQVVTRYAYVLFYRRRNSPVERPPRAGHAEHHPDLGPVAESAASQASRIWQELEAEEEPVPEGPAPLGPWGPQDWVGPPPRGPTTPDEGCLRYFVLGTVAALVALVLNVFYPLVSQSPWR
- the USP19 gene encoding ubiquitin carboxyl-terminal hydrolase 19 isoform X1, whose translation is MSGGASATGPRRGPPGLEEATSKKKQKDRANQESKDGDPRRGSAFTPREEQTKEDLGLDWRQSADEVIVKLRVGTGPVRLEEVDAAFTDTDCVLRLPDGRQWGGVFYAEIESSCTKVQARKGGLLQLSLPKKVPLLTWPSLLKKPLGTQELVPGLRCQENGQEPSPIALEPGPEPRRAKQEARNQKRAQGRGEVGAGAGPGAQAGPSAKRAVHLRRGPEGEGARDGPGPQGDAPQFLAEPATQAEAEEQLRVPPLTPQTCLLGSEENLALLTGKKAAAPRSDPVSPTMARSRDPEKDRRSKEEMAVAADAPALVDEPESTVNLAFVKNDSYEKGPDSVVVHVYVKEIRRDTSRVLFREQDFTLIFQTRDGNFLRLHPGCGPHTIFRWQVKLRNLIEPEQCTFCFTASRIDICLRKRQSQRWGGLEAPATRGAVGGAKVAVPTGPSPLDSAPPGGTPHPLTGQEEARAVEKEKPKARSEDTGLDGVATRTPMEHVAAKSEPHLASPKPTCMVPPMPHSPVSGDSVEEEEEEEKKVCLPGFTGLVNLGNTCFMNSVIQSLSNTRELRDFFHDRSFEAEINYNNPLGTGGRLAIGFAVLLRALWKGTHHAFQPSKLKAIVASKASQFTGYAQHDAQEFMAFLLDGLHEDLNRIQNKPYTETVDSDGRPDEVVAEEAWQRHKMRNDSFIVDLFQGQYKSKLVCPVCAKVSITFDPFLYLPVPLPQKQKVLPVFYFAREPHSKPIKFLVSVSKENSSASEVLDSLSQSVHVKPENLRLAEVIKNRFHRVFLPSHSLDTVSPSDTLLCFELLSPELAKERVVVLEVQQRPQVPSIPISKCAACQRKQQSEDEKLKRCTRCYRVGYCNQLCQKTHWPDHKGLCRPENIGYPFLVSVPASRLTYARLAQLLEGYARYSVSVFQPPFQPGRMALESQGPGCTTLLSTSSLEAGDSDRDPIQPPELQLVTPVAEGDTGASRAWASPDRGPVPSTSGISSEMVASGPIEVGALTVGERVSRPEAAVPGYQHPSEALSAHTPQFFIYRIDASNREQRLEDKGDVPLELGDDCSLALVWRNNERLQEFVLVASKELECAEDPGSAGEAARAGHFTLDQCLNLFTRPEVLAPEEAWYCPQCKQHREASKQLLLWRLPNVLIVQLKRFSFRSFIWRDKINDLVEFPVRNLDLGKFCIGQKEEQLPSYDLYAVINHYGGMIGGHYTACARLPNDRSSQRSDVGWRLFDDSTVTTVDESQVVTRYAYVLFYRRRNSPVERPPRAGHAEHHPDLGPVAESAASQASRIWQELEAEEEPVPEGPAPLGPWGPQDWVGPPPRGPTTPDEGCLRYFVLGTVAALVALVLNVFYPLVSQSPWR